A genomic segment from bacterium encodes:
- a CDS encoding TIGR00725 family protein: MTVTIGVIGSADPERNRDPLAVEVGSLIAGNGAVMVCGGLSGIMEAASFGVNQQDGVTIGILPGSDKRAANPFVTHCVPSGLGVARNVMIVRTADALIALPGGHGTMSEIALGLNVGKPVVDLGGWEIPGMIPVQTAEEAVLTALELGANLSE; the protein is encoded by the coding sequence TTGACCGTCACTATCGGAGTCATCGGGTCCGCTGATCCGGAAAGGAATCGTGACCCCCTTGCGGTGGAGGTAGGCTCCCTTATTGCCGGCAACGGCGCTGTCATGGTCTGCGGCGGCCTTTCCGGAATCATGGAAGCGGCCAGTTTCGGAGTCAACCAGCAAGATGGCGTGACAATAGGGATTCTTCCAGGATCTGACAAGAGGGCCGCCAACCCTTTCGTGACACACTGTGTCCCGTCGGGGCTGGGCGTCGCAAGGAACGTCATGATCGTCCGTACGGCTGATGCCCTCATCGCCCTTCCCGGCGGTCACGGAACCATGTCCGAGATCGCCCTCGGCCTCAATGTCGGTAAACCGGTCGTTGACCTCGGCGGGTGGGAGATCCCGGGAATGATCCCGGTCCAGACTGCGGAAGAAGCGGTTCTCACGGCCCTCGAACTGGGTGCGAACCTTTCGGAATGA
- a CDS encoding AURKAIP1/COX24 domain-containing protein, with protein sequence MGSVIKKRRKKMRKHKHKKLLAKSRHKRK encoded by the coding sequence TTGGGAAGCGTTATTAAAAAGCGTCGCAAGAAGATGCGAAAACACAAGCATAAGAAACTCCTGGCCAAAAGCAGACACAAGAGGAAGTAG